From the Lolium rigidum isolate FL_2022 chromosome 2, APGP_CSIRO_Lrig_0.1, whole genome shotgun sequence genome, one window contains:
- the LOC124688412 gene encoding transcription factor ILI5 — MSSRRSSRGAISEEEINELISKLQSLLPNARRRGSGQASTTKLLKETCSYIKSLHREVDDLSDRLSDLMSTMDHNSAGAEIIRSILRS, encoded by the exons ATGTCGAGCAGGAGGTCGTCGCGTGGCGCCATCTCCGAGGAGGAGATCAACGAGCTCATTTCCAAGCTCCAGTCTCTTCTTCCCAACGCCCGCCGCCGCGGCTCCGGCCAG GCGTCGACGACTAAGCTGCTCAAGGAGACGTGCAGCTACATCAAGAGCCTCCACCGGGAGGTGGACGACCTCAGCGACCGGCTCTCCGACCTCATGTCCACCATGGACCACAATAGCGCCGGCGCCGAGATCATCCGCAGCATCCTGCGCTCGTGA